A window of the Ipomoea triloba cultivar NCNSP0323 chromosome 14, ASM357664v1 genome harbors these coding sequences:
- the LOC116003752 gene encoding G-type lectin S-receptor-like serine/threonine-protein kinase SD3-1, whose product MNGVSVSEVPIKNFLGKRCRMLCSFGNFGYVLAVIVVLSSAFLGYCGDNDDDFSMVSVPLGFEISGFDRTKNWVSKNGVFAFGFLEKYGGYDVDGFVVGVRYNLGDLEDVNVPVWTVGGGVRVSGNSTFRLAMDGRLELIENHSGIVVWSSNSSTLGVQKASLLDSGNLVLLDDDNKVVWESFSSPINTLLPGQSLHFPQNLRAPSTLSVSSYYSLEIRRTGELALVWEHNVTYWRSHFGSSASVEEARFEPNGVLGLYEDSSEAVWSVTSKDFGDPSVTLRHLRIDQDGNLRIYSWNDEVRSWRVGWQAVVNQCNVFGSCGLYGICGYNTSGPTCNCLYTDSLDSGTSASAVDLGSSGCKKMVDLGNCRLHTSMMVMKQTVLYGLYPPLDVTMVLSEEACKEYCTNDTSCVAATSKNDGSGVCTIKRTSFISGYNNPSVPSVSFLKVCQVPLAVAARAANNHHYNGELVSLPSNRLADGESRKGLIEGVAIIVLMTVSIVLGVEGLALWVMFKRQKFKTRLRVPFGKDGHMNPHCTAVVRITFEEIKELTDEFAVQLGPSVFKGTLPNRIPVVAKILSETVVPEKEFRLAVSTLGSMHHRNLASLRGFCYEPEHKLLIYEFVPNGSLDKWLLDLNKDHTKWSWHQRLNIALEVARALAYLHLECPQCIPHGNLKLENVLLSENFSVKLTDFGLQTLMSKESASSSESPSERDIHMLGEMLLQIVTSQREVLMESPQEILDELSQKGTPVVGSEDMKALERVVRIAFWCMQTQPFLRPSISEVLKVLEGTLSVDNPPSDFVFRHESMTDSEAVA is encoded by the coding sequence ATGAATGGGGTTTCGGTTTCTGAGGTACCCATCAAGAATTTTCTAGGTAAGAGATGCAGAATGCTCTGTTCTTTTGGAAATTTTGGTTATGTTTTAGCTGTTATAGTTGTACTTTCCTCTGCATTTTTGGGATATTGTggtgataatgatgatgatttcAGTATGGTGTCAGTTCCTCTTGGTTTTGAAATCTCTGGGTTTGATAGAACCAAGAATTGGGTATCTAAAAATGGGGTTTTTGCATTTGGGTTCTTGGAGAAGTATGGTGGTTATGATGTTGATGGGTTTGTTGTTGGGGTTAGGTATAATTTAGGAGATCTAGAAGATGTTAATGTACCTGTCTGGACTGTTGGTGGGGGTGTTAGGGTTTCTGGAAATTCCACATTTAGGCTTGCCATGGATGGAAGGCTAGAGCTGATTGAGAATCATAGTGGAATTGTAGTTTGGAGCAGTAATTCCTCTACTTTGGGTGTCCAAAAAGCAAGTCTTTTGGATAGTGGTAACTTGGTGCTTTTGGATGATGATAATAAAGTTGTTTGGGAAAGCTTTAGTAGTCCAATTAACACCTTACTTCCTGGGCAGTCTCTCCATTTCCCTCAAAACCTTAGAGCCCCTTCAACCCTGTCGGTTTCGAGCTACTATAGTTTGGAGATTAGGCGAACTGGGGAGCTCGCACTTGTCTGGGAACACAATGTGACCTATTGGAGGAGCCATTTCGGTTCCTCTGCTAGCGTCGAGGAAGCGAGGTTCGAGCCTAATGGTGTTCTTGGACTGTACGAGGATAGCAGCGAGGCTGTGTGGTCTGTCACAAGTAAGGATTTTGGAGATCCTTCTGTGACTTTAAGGCATCTTAGGATTGATCAAGATGGGAATTTGCGGATATACTCATGGAACGATGAAGTTCGATCATGGAGAGTAGGATGGCAGGCGGTGGTTAACCAGTGTAATGTGTTTGGCTCGTGTGGACTATATGGTATATGCGGGTATAATACCTCAGGCCCTACTTGTAATTGCCTGTATACCGATTCTTTAGATTCTGGAACGAGCGCTTCTGCTGTGGATTTGGGTAGCTCGGGGTGCAAGAAAATGGTTGATTTGGGGAATTGCAGACTGCATACTAGTATGATGGTAATGAAGCAAACGGTTCTTTATGGTCTTTATCCTCCGCTCGATGTTACTATGGTTTTGAGTGAGGAGGCTTGCAAAGAGTACTGCACAAACGACACTTCTTGCGTCGCTGCAACTTCGAAGAACGACGGGTCTGGTGTCTGCACTATCAAACGAACCAGTTTTATTAGCGGGTACAATAATCCCTCTGTCCCTTCGGTTTCTTTCTTAAAGGTCTGTCAGGTTCCACTTGCTGTTGCTGCTCGTGCTGCTAATAATCACCACTACAACGGGGAATTAGTTTCGTTGCCATCTAATAGACTTGCAGACGGAGAAAGCAGGAAGGGATTAATCGAGGGAGTAGCGATTATAGTATTAATGACAGTCTCGATTGTTTTGGGCGTGGAAGGCCTAGCCTTATGGGTTATGTTTAAGAGACAAAAATTCAAGACTCGATTAAGGGTTCCATTCGGGAAAGATGGTCATATGAACCCACATTGCACTGCTGTTGTCCGGATAACGTTTGAGGAGATTAAGGAGCTAACAGATGAGTTTGCTGTTCAGCTTGGTCCTTCTGTCTTTAAGGGCACCCTCCCGAATCGAATACCCGTTGTTGCTAAAATACTGAGCGAAACAGTTGTGCCCGAGAAGGAGTTCCGCCTTGCGGTTTCTACATTGGGCTCTATGCACCACAGGAATCTCGCGTCCTTGAGAGGATTCTGCTATGAACCCGAACACAAGCTTCTAATCTACGAGTTTGTCCCAAATGGCTCTCTCGATAAGTGGCTCTTGGACTTAAACAAGGACCACACTAAATGGTCATGGCATCAAAGGCTTAATATTGCTCTTGAAGTGGCGCGTGCCCTCGCATATTTGCATTTAGAGTGTCCACAGTGCATACCCCACGGGAACCTGAAGCTCGAGAACGTTTTGCTCAGTGAGAATTTCTCCGTCAAGCTCACAGATTTTGGACTTCAAACTTTAATGTCGAAGGAATCAGCTTCCTCTTCAGAGTCACCATCAGAGAGGGATATACACATGTTAGGTGAAATGCTATTACAAATCGTGACAAGCCAGCGAGAAGTTTTGATGGAAAGTCCACAAGAAATCCTCGACGAATTGTCCCAAAAAGGAACACCCGTAGTGGGGAGCGAGGATATGAAAGCCCTAGAAAGAGTAGTTAGGATCGCGTTCTGGTGCATGCAGACTCAACCCTTTCTTAGGCCTTCAATCAGCGAAGTGCTTAAGGTGCTCGAAGGCACACTCTCGGTCGATAACCCCCCATCGGATTTCGTTTTTAGGCACGAGAGCATGACTGACAGTGAAGCTGTAGCATAA
- the LOC116003870 gene encoding SOSS complex subunit B1, producing MVTKCIFGGIYNWLSDNSNSKVESYPFPLKENSIVSNLIDPSTLRWNEDTIKSMFNHRDVDLIMMISLPSHYVLDKITWDSEEDGLSVKSCYSLQDSVRSIVIKARMYYSYSKEATAEDIVPAALNNINTKFIVLDKGRVDAQQKTCLALVADETAAVHFQMWGDECDQFEPGDIITLSSGIFSYNRNALVLRAGKRGKAEKVGEFTMAFLETPNMSEIRWVPDPNNSKIYVQDAVISPYSRIFPPTR from the exons ATGGTAACCAAGTGCATATTTGGGGGGATATATAATTGGTTGTCGGATAACTCAAATTCAAAGGTGGAGTCTTACCCTTTCCCCCTCAAGGAGAATTCTATAGTATCAAATCTCATTGATCCCTCCACCCTTCGTTGGAATGAAGATACAATCAAAAGCATGTTCAACCACAGAGATGTTGATCTTATTATGATGATCTCATTACCTAGTCATTATGTTCTTGATAAGATCACTTGGGATTCGGAGGAAGATGGACTCTCAGTCAAGAGTTGTTACAGCCTACAAG ACTCAGTGAGGAGCATAGTGATTAAAGCACGGATGTATTACTCATATTCGAAGGAAGCTACAGCCGAAG ACATTGTACCAGCTGCATTGAACAATATAAACACAAAATTCATAGTTTTAGACAAAGGAAGAGTAGATGCACAACAAAAGACATGCTTGGCATTAGTGGCTGATGAGACTGCAGCTGTTCATTTTCAGATGTGGGGTGATGAGTGTGATCAATTTGAGCCTGGTGATATTATTACTCTGTCAAGTGGCATATTCTCTTACAACCGCAATGCTCTTGTATTGAGGGCTGGCAAGAGAGGTAAGGCGGAAAAGGTGGGAGAGTTTACCATGGCCTTTCTGGAGACACCAAACATGAGTGAGATTCGTTGGGTCCCTGATCCCAATAACTCCAAGATATATGTGCAAGATGCTGTTATTTCTCCCTATTCACGAATTTTCCCACCTACACGTTGA
- the LOC116005323 gene encoding uncharacterized protein LOC116005323 isoform X5 encodes MVGKSQKLKNYVTSSMVTNIRSYGCPVTSKLLAHTYSGASVEVVFLEKPSSLTRMMDFQLSYSACNWGQPTSINKYGRIAWLVRSSADGRGLNSSPTNDNGNRTRLIRAIESFQVKLNARIKGLMTNLPMKLLLLLIGFYSATAFATVIGQTGDWDVLSAALAVVVVEGIGALMYKTFSPFVDKY; translated from the exons ATGGTGGGAAAATCTCAAAAACTGAAAAACtat GTTACTTCCAGTATGGTTACCAATATTCGTTCATATGGCTGTCCTGTAACTTCCAAGCTTTTAGCTCATACATACTCTGGAGCCAGTGTAGAAGTTGTTTTCCTTGAGAAACCTTCATCACTCACTAGAATGATGGATTTTCAGTTATCATATTCTGCTTGTAACTGGGGACAACCTACTTCAATCAACAAGTACGG AAGGATTGCATGGTTGGTTAGAAGTAGTGCAGATGGCAGAGGACTGAATTCTTCTCCCACCAATGACAACGGCAATAGAACTCGACTTATTAGGGCCATTGAATCTTTTCAAGTCAAACTGAATGCAAGAATAAAAGGGTTGATGACAAATCTTCCCATGAAGTTGCTACTTTTGTTAATTGGCTTTTATTCTGCAACGGCATTTGCGACAGTAATTGGGCAGACTGGTGACTGGGATGTTCTTTCTGCTGCATTGGCAGTGGTCGTAGTGGAGGGCATTGGGGCTCTCATGTACAAAACATTCTCTCCTTTTGTAGATAAG TATTAG
- the LOC116005323 gene encoding ycf20-like protein isoform X1 — MVGKSQKLKNYVTSSMVTNIRSYGCPVTSKLLAHTYSGASVEVVFLEKPSSLTRMMDFQLSYSACNWGQPTSINKYGRIAWLVRSSADGRGLNSSPTNDNGNRTRLIRAIESFQVKLNARIKGLMTNLPMKLLLLLIGFYSATAFATVIGQTGDWDVLSAALAVVVVEGIGALMYKTFSPFVDKVKDLITMLNYWKTGLTLGLFLDSFKY; from the exons ATGGTGGGAAAATCTCAAAAACTGAAAAACtat GTTACTTCCAGTATGGTTACCAATATTCGTTCATATGGCTGTCCTGTAACTTCCAAGCTTTTAGCTCATACATACTCTGGAGCCAGTGTAGAAGTTGTTTTCCTTGAGAAACCTTCATCACTCACTAGAATGATGGATTTTCAGTTATCATATTCTGCTTGTAACTGGGGACAACCTACTTCAATCAACAAGTACGG AAGGATTGCATGGTTGGTTAGAAGTAGTGCAGATGGCAGAGGACTGAATTCTTCTCCCACCAATGACAACGGCAATAGAACTCGACTTATTAGGGCCATTGAATCTTTTCAAGTCAAACTGAATGCAAGAATAAAAGGGTTGATGACAAATCTTCCCATGAAGTTGCTACTTTTGTTAATTGGCTTTTATTCTGCAACGGCATTTGCGACAGTAATTGGGCAGACTGGTGACTGGGATGTTCTTTCTGCTGCATTGGCAGTGGTCGTAGTGGAGGGCATTGGGGCTCTCATGTACAAAACATTCTCTCCTTTTGTAGATAAGGTAAAGGATCTGATTACCATGCTCAATTATTGGAAAACTGGACTCACTCTTGGTCTTTTCTTGGATTCATTCAAGTATTAG
- the LOC116005323 gene encoding uncharacterized protein ycf20 isoform X2 has translation MVGKSQKLKNYVTSSMVTNIRSYGCPVTSKLLAHTYSGASVEVVFLEKPSSLTRMMDFQLSYSACNWGQPTSINKRIAWLVRSSADGRGLNSSPTNDNGNRTRLIRAIESFQVKLNARIKGLMTNLPMKLLLLLIGFYSATAFATVIGQTGDWDVLSAALAVVVVEGIGALMYKTFSPFVDKVKDLITMLNYWKTGLTLGLFLDSFKY, from the exons ATGGTGGGAAAATCTCAAAAACTGAAAAACtat GTTACTTCCAGTATGGTTACCAATATTCGTTCATATGGCTGTCCTGTAACTTCCAAGCTTTTAGCTCATACATACTCTGGAGCCAGTGTAGAAGTTGTTTTCCTTGAGAAACCTTCATCACTCACTAGAATGATGGATTTTCAGTTATCATATTCTGCTTGTAACTGGGGACAACCTACTTCAATCAACAA AAGGATTGCATGGTTGGTTAGAAGTAGTGCAGATGGCAGAGGACTGAATTCTTCTCCCACCAATGACAACGGCAATAGAACTCGACTTATTAGGGCCATTGAATCTTTTCAAGTCAAACTGAATGCAAGAATAAAAGGGTTGATGACAAATCTTCCCATGAAGTTGCTACTTTTGTTAATTGGCTTTTATTCTGCAACGGCATTTGCGACAGTAATTGGGCAGACTGGTGACTGGGATGTTCTTTCTGCTGCATTGGCAGTGGTCGTAGTGGAGGGCATTGGGGCTCTCATGTACAAAACATTCTCTCCTTTTGTAGATAAGGTAAAGGATCTGATTACCATGCTCAATTATTGGAAAACTGGACTCACTCTTGGTCTTTTCTTGGATTCATTCAAGTATTAG
- the LOC116005323 gene encoding uncharacterized protein ycf20 isoform X3: MVGKSQKLKNYVTSSMVTNIRSYGCPVTSKLLAHTYSGASVEVVFLEKPSSLTRMMDFQLSYSACNWGQPTSINKIAWLVRSSADGRGLNSSPTNDNGNRTRLIRAIESFQVKLNARIKGLMTNLPMKLLLLLIGFYSATAFATVIGQTGDWDVLSAALAVVVVEGIGALMYKTFSPFVDKVKDLITMLNYWKTGLTLGLFLDSFKY; this comes from the exons ATGGTGGGAAAATCTCAAAAACTGAAAAACtat GTTACTTCCAGTATGGTTACCAATATTCGTTCATATGGCTGTCCTGTAACTTCCAAGCTTTTAGCTCATACATACTCTGGAGCCAGTGTAGAAGTTGTTTTCCTTGAGAAACCTTCATCACTCACTAGAATGATGGATTTTCAGTTATCATATTCTGCTTGTAACTGGGGACAACCTACTTCAATCAACAA GATTGCATGGTTGGTTAGAAGTAGTGCAGATGGCAGAGGACTGAATTCTTCTCCCACCAATGACAACGGCAATAGAACTCGACTTATTAGGGCCATTGAATCTTTTCAAGTCAAACTGAATGCAAGAATAAAAGGGTTGATGACAAATCTTCCCATGAAGTTGCTACTTTTGTTAATTGGCTTTTATTCTGCAACGGCATTTGCGACAGTAATTGGGCAGACTGGTGACTGGGATGTTCTTTCTGCTGCATTGGCAGTGGTCGTAGTGGAGGGCATTGGGGCTCTCATGTACAAAACATTCTCTCCTTTTGTAGATAAGGTAAAGGATCTGATTACCATGCTCAATTATTGGAAAACTGGACTCACTCTTGGTCTTTTCTTGGATTCATTCAAGTATTAG
- the LOC116005323 gene encoding ycf20-like protein isoform X4, protein MVTNIRSYGCPVTSKLLAHTYSGASVEVVFLEKPSSLTRMMDFQLSYSACNWGQPTSINKYGRIAWLVRSSADGRGLNSSPTNDNGNRTRLIRAIESFQVKLNARIKGLMTNLPMKLLLLLIGFYSATAFATVIGQTGDWDVLSAALAVVVVEGIGALMYKTFSPFVDKVKDLITMLNYWKTGLTLGLFLDSFKY, encoded by the exons ATGGTTACCAATATTCGTTCATATGGCTGTCCTGTAACTTCCAAGCTTTTAGCTCATACATACTCTGGAGCCAGTGTAGAAGTTGTTTTCCTTGAGAAACCTTCATCACTCACTAGAATGATGGATTTTCAGTTATCATATTCTGCTTGTAACTGGGGACAACCTACTTCAATCAACAAGTACGG AAGGATTGCATGGTTGGTTAGAAGTAGTGCAGATGGCAGAGGACTGAATTCTTCTCCCACCAATGACAACGGCAATAGAACTCGACTTATTAGGGCCATTGAATCTTTTCAAGTCAAACTGAATGCAAGAATAAAAGGGTTGATGACAAATCTTCCCATGAAGTTGCTACTTTTGTTAATTGGCTTTTATTCTGCAACGGCATTTGCGACAGTAATTGGGCAGACTGGTGACTGGGATGTTCTTTCTGCTGCATTGGCAGTGGTCGTAGTGGAGGGCATTGGGGCTCTCATGTACAAAACATTCTCTCCTTTTGTAGATAAGGTAAAGGATCTGATTACCATGCTCAATTATTGGAAAACTGGACTCACTCTTGGTCTTTTCTTGGATTCATTCAAGTATTAG
- the LOC116004895 gene encoding IQ domain-containing protein IQM2-like has protein sequence MGVSFSCPLSTYSDLDNNLESVIVKSISFGDNELRTPVRSVSFKGQDSEPTIFQSVGSGKMLMEQVVSFRTSDNFTLLCDSYKAPPPCEDKCSQSVTLCGETKTNPKHDAALKLQKVYKSFRTRRKLADSAVLIEQSWWKLLDFAELKHSSISFFEIEKHETAISRWSRAKNRAAKVGKGLSKNEKAQKLALQHWLEAIDPRHRYGHNLQFYYVKWLDSESNEPFFYWLDLGEGKEVNLVDQCPRWKLQDQCIKYLGPMERKAYEVLVEDGKLLYKQTGELLNTDDLDGAKWIFVLSTSKALYVGKKTKGKFQHSSFLAGGATLAAGRIVVQDGILKAVWPHSGHYRPTPENFQDFISFLGEYSVDVSDVKFDCVDEEESVGRKSGVYPRSNSSEPAKGGLDTDENDTKDTTSSETIESKENESVAALKSRLYLNFSGKLANLEIPSNDDFLERLKSESAEASSLPVEQLNNTNSREEEEAITEESILERINSHNKAKSYQLGKQLSCRWSTGAGPRIGCLRDYPSQLQSHALGRVSLSPRSTCRLRLNSPSRAYTHTTPPMSLSRLTLMPCSLSPLPKMNLSQIMSLHSRRPSSPSCKGIPVISVAS, from the exons ATGGGGGTGTCATTTTCATGCCCACTTTCAACTTACAGTGACCTAGACAACAACCTGGAATCTGTCATTGTGAAGTCCATCAGCTTTGGGGATAATGAGCTTAGGACGCCGGTGCGATCCGTGAGCTTTAAAGGCCAAGATTCAGAGCCAACAATATTTCAATCAGTTGGTTCTGGGAAGATGTTGATGGAACAAGTTGTTAGCTTTAGGACTAGTGATAATTTCACATTGTTGTGTGATAGTTATAAAGCTCCTCCTCCTTGTGAGGATAAGTGCAGCCAGTCTGTGACACTTTGTGGGGAGACTAAAACTAATCCCAAACATGATGCAGCTTTAAAGTTGCAGAAAGTGTACAAGAGCTTCCGAACTCGAAGAAAGCTAGCTGATTCTGCAGTGCTCATTGAGCAGAGCTGGTGGAAGCTGCTGGACTTTGCTGAGCTAAAGCATAGTTCGATTTCATTTTTCGAGATTGAGAAGCACGAGACCGCCATTTCTCGATGGTCTAGAGCCAAGAATAGAGCTGCCAAG GTAGGCAAAGGCTTGTCGAAAAATGAGAAGGCTCAGAAACTTGCTTTACAACATTGGCTCGAAGCG ATTGATCCGAGACATCGTTATGGACATAACCTACAGTTTTACTATGTTAAATGGCTGGATTCTGAAAGCAATGAGCCCTTCTTCTATTG GCTAGATTTAGGTGAGGGTAAGGAGGTGAATCTTGTGGATCAATGTCCAAGATGGAAACTTCAGGATCAATGCATCAAGTACCTCGGTCCT ATGGAGAGAAAGGCTTATGAAGTGTTAGTTGAAGATGGGAAACTCTTGTACAAGCAAACCGGAGAGCTTCTCAACACCGACGATTTAGATGGTGCTAAGTGGATCTTTGTCCTCAGCACCTCGAAAGCATTGTATGTGGGAAAGAAAACGAAAGGCAAATTTCAGCACTCGAGTTTCTTGGCAGGAGGAGCCACGCTGGCTGCTGGGAGGATAGTTGTCCAAGATGGAATTTTGAAG GCTGTTTGGCCACACAGTGGACATTATAGACCCACGCCAGAAAATTTCCaggatttcatttcatttctcgGGGAATACAGCGTTGATGTGAGTGATGTTAAG TTTGATTGTGTCGACGAGGAAGAATCTGTTGGTAGGAAGAGTGGTGTATACCCGAGAAGTAACTCATCAGAGCCTGCGAAGGGCGGTTTGGACACAGACGAGAACGATACCAAAGACACAACTTCTTCAGAGACAATCGAGTCGAAAGAAAACGAGAGTGTTGCTGCACTGAAGTCCAGACTATACCTCAACTTCAGTGGCAAATTGGCCAATCTTGAAATCCCGAGCAACGACGATTTCTTGGAGAGACTCAAGAGTGAATCAGCAGAAGCATCATCCCTTCCCGTCGAGCAATTAAACAACACTAATTCtcgtgaagaagaagaagccataACCGAAGAATCAATCCTGGAAAGAATAAACTCACACAATAAGGCGAAATCGTATCAGTTAGGGAAGCAATTATCGTGCAGATGGAGTACCGGGGCAGGGCCCCGGATTGGTTGCCTGAGAGATTATCCGTCTCAGCTACAATCCCACGCTTTAGGACGAGTAAGTTTGTCGCCTAGAAGCACTTGTCGGTTACGCCTAAACTCCCCTTCAAGGGCATATACCCATACCACACCCCCTATGAGCTTGAGCAGACTAACACTCATGCCTTGTAGCCTATCTCCCTTGCCAAAAATGAATCTCTCTCAGATAATGAGTCTCCATTCTAGAAGGCCTTCCTCTCCATCATGTAAAGGGATTCCAGTAATCTCAGTTGCCTCATAA